DNA sequence from the Verrucomicrobiota bacterium genome:
GGTTCGGTTGGCGACGGGATCACCAATGGGCACCGGGCGAAGGGCGTGCACCTTGACTGGGAAGCGGTCTCAGGGGTACGTTGTGTTGGAGGCTTCCATGTGTCCTCCATACAAGGCGGGTTCCAGAAGATACGCCTGCCCCTGCGGATGATCTGGGTGTTTGACTGAGCGGAGGAGGCCGGCAGTGCCCGAACGTTGGCCCATATTCCTGTTGTGTTGCTCGAGGGCGCTCTGTCTTGGCGGGATCGTGCTTGTCTGCGCGTTTCTCGCGGCCCAGGCCTGGCCGAAGCCGCCGTCGGACTCCAGCTCCAAACCCAATCAACGGGGCAACGTCCGCGGCGGAGAGGGCGACGTGGGCCTCCGGACGGGGGAGTCGAAGACGGCGGCAGCGACCGCCATTCGTGTGACCAAGGTCGCACCGAACCTACGGTCAAAAGAGGCGGCGGTGGCCGAGGCGGTTGCAGCGGGGCTCTCGCCCGAGGCGGCCGGGGACCGTCCCTCGTTGGTCGACCACAGCCTGTCGATCCACTTCCCGCCCATCAAGCACCAGATGGCCGGCGACTGCACATGCTATTCGTCGACCTACTACTACAACACGTTTCTGCAGGCGCAAGACGAGGGGCTTGACGCGAGAGCCGTCGGCGGCACCGGTCTTGGTGATCCGGACGTGATCTGCAGTCCCCGTTTCGTGTTTCTTCTGATCGCCGAGGGATCGTGGGGCGCCGTGGGCACCAGGACGGCGATGGCTCGGCTTGCTGACAGCGGGTCGTCGAGCGTGACCGAGTTCGGCTACGAGGAGAATGTCTGGGGTCCTTGGCCCCCCGAGACGGCGTGGATCCAGGCGCTCCGCAACCGCACGGGCCCGCTGCGGTCGATCCAGGTCGATACGCCAGAGGGTCTCGAGGCGATGAAGCAGGTGATCGCCAACGGGAGCTGCGTAGTCACGCGGGCGGATTTCGGCGCCAACTACGGCGCGTATCGTGACGACGCGTCTGGCTACGGCATCGACAGCCACGTTATGTACGACCGCGACATGTCCGGCCATGGCAACATCCACTCGATCTGCATCTGCGGCTACGACGACAACAAGAGCTACTCCGATCATCGCGACAAGAGAACGCACAAAGGCGCGTTCATCATCGCCAACAGCGAAGGGCCGGACAACGACTGGCACAACAGTTCCGGGACCGGCACCAAGGGCTTCATGTGGGTGTCCTACTCGATGTTCCTCGAGCGGCAGTTGGGGTACTACAACTGGCCCTGGAAAGAAGAACCGAAGTGGGATCCCTGCTGGGACAATGAAGACGATCCCACGGTTTACTACCACGAGGACCGGCCACACCATCGGCCGAGGCTCTTCGCGGTCGTCGGCGTCAACCACAGCAAGCGCAACACGCTGATCCTCACGGGGGGGATCGGCGAGGACCCTGACTCGCCGGAGTTCCAGGGGCCGGAGGCGATCAAGCAGACCGACTTCGGCGAGATCGCCATCAGTGACTCGCGACGCGTGGCCGTTGACCTTACCGACGGCGTTGGTCTGCTCAGACCCGGTGTGCCGAAGCAGGTCTACGTCAAGCTGACCGTGGCCGACGGCGCCGGATCGAACGGCACGATCACGAGCGCGGACTTCCACTACGATCCCGACGGTGACGGAGTCTACTCCGTGATCTCGTCGACCGATCCGACAGTGGTCGTGATTCCGGGCCGTGCCAACTCCGGCTGCGCCACGGTGCGGATCACGGCGCCGGTGACGATCTATGTCGACCGCGATGCGGCGGGCAATCGGGTCCAAGACGGCACGGCCGCGCACCCATACAAGACGATCCAGGCCGGCATCAATGCGGCGACAGGGCCGGCCGTGGTCAAGGTGCTGCCCGGCACGTACCGCGAATCGGTCGAGATGGCGAGCAACATCACGCTGCTCGGTTCCGGAGCGGACCGTACATTCATTGACTCGCGTGGGCTGACCAACTCGGGTGGCTCGGGCGAAGCCATCTTCTGCAGCGATGTGACCCGGGTGGCCGTGGACGGGTTTGGGCTGACCACGAGCGACGCCAGTGACACGGCCCTGCGATCGGTCAACTCGACAGTGACGGTGCAGAACTGCGTCGCCACCGGCAGCGCCGGAGGCTTTGGCGTGGGCCAGGCAGGAAGCGCGACACTCGTCAACTGCCTGTCGTACGGCAACGTTCGAGGGATCTGGCTGAGCGATGCAGCAAACCTCACCGTGCGCAACTGCACGCTGGTAGGCAACGGCGAAGTTGGCCTTCTGCACAAGGGCACCGGCTCGGTGACGCTTGTCGATTCGATCCTCTGGGACAATGGCGACGACCTGAGCGCTGTGGCCATCACAGTGCGCCACTGCGACATCGGGGACGGTGACCATGCCGGCACGGAGGGCAACATCTCGCAGGACCCGTTGTTCGTCACCGGCCCACAGCACGGCTACTATCTGAGTCAGACGGCGGCGGGACAGGGCGCCAACAGCCCGTGCGTGGACGCCGGAAGCACGCATGCGGTCACGCACGGCTTCACTTCAAAGACGACGCGCACCGACGAGGTGAACGACTCGTACAAGGTGGACATGGGCTGTCACGCCTCGCGTGCGTTGCGGAGCATGCCGATCGAGAACGCAGGCCCAGATGCGTAGACTCAGAGTCGCATCCAGCCGGACGTGAGCACTGTGGTCGAGTGGTCCGGGAGGCGCAGAGCTTGGCACAAGGCGCCTGTCGACTGAAGCGGCGTGCAGCTCGACGCCGATACGGTCTCGACCGCGCAGCAGCACTGCCGCATGGGCGAGGGACACCGCCACAGTCTCAGGGGAGCATGGGCAGTTGCCCCGGGGCGGCTCGCGTTGCCAAGGACAACGTCTGATCGGTTCTGCGCCCCGGAGCGGGCCGCCGAACGTGTTTCGTGAGCCCTCCAGATCCCTGTCCTTATCGGCTGGCTACCCTTCCCGCCACGTGGCTGACGGCCATGGGGATTCGATCCCTCGAACGCAACCGGGCACTTGCCTCGCCGCATGGCTGTCGATGATCCGCATCCTGGGAGACCCATGCTGAGTGGTTCCGTGTGCACGATCGTCCAATACGAGTGCTGTTCAGTGAGGCTGTACTGGTTCTGGGGCTGCGTTCGGTGTGCAGATAAGTACCAGAGGCACTGACCCCCGGTTGACGGAAGGCATTCTACAGGGTAAACTTATCATGGAGTCCCGGCTACGCTTCTCTGTCGAATCTCTCTGTGCCGGGCGGCCCCGGCAGGACTCTGTTGGCTCGGCCTGAATCGCAGGTGGTTCATCCTGAGGCTCCCGCAAGGGGAGTATGACCGATCTGACACCTGTCGGCAGAGATCGTGTCATCTGTTGCCAAGCGAAAGGGTGTTCAGCGCCAGGCTACTCGAGTTCCTGGAACGGCCTGAAGTACATGCATCGATCGAAGGGGGATTACATGTCCAGACAGAGTGCCACGTTTCTGTTGCGCCGCCCATGGGCGTTCTGCCTTGTTGCGGTGTTCCTTGTCGGTTCTTTCGCCGCGGCTCTGGCTTGGTCAAAGCCGCCGACGGATTCCGACCGGAACCCGGATCAGGCGGGCAACGTTCGCGCAGGCGAGGGGAACGTAGGTCCCAAGGAGAGAAGCACCAAGGCCGTTGCTGCGCCGCGCGTTGTCCCGGTGACGAAGGTGGAGCCGAACGCGCGGTCCAAGGCGCTGGCCGAGGCCGAGGCGGTTGCAGCGGGGCTTCCGGCCACATCGGCCGGGGATCTGCCCTCATCCGTTGACCACAGCACGTCCATCCATTTCCCGCCGATCATGAGGCAGCTCGCGGGAGACTGCTCGTGTTATTCGTCGACCTACTACTACCTGACGTTCATGCAGGCGCAGGATGAAGATCTGGACGCCTCGACGCTTGACCCTACGAAGGACTACCCCGACGTCGACCGTGATGGTGGTGCCGCCTACGACGAGGTGATCTGCAGCCCCCGGTTCACGTTCGTCCTCATCTCCGAGGCCTCGGGGTTTGGCGCCACGGGCACCAGGACCGCGATGGAGCGTCTCAGCACCAGCGGGGCCCCGTTTGTGACCGAGTTCGACTACAACGAGGACATGATCGACTGGCCCTCCGAGGAAGCGTGGGTCGCTGCGCTACGCAACCGGCCGGGCCAGATGTATTCGATCCGGCTCGATCTGCCGGATCACGAGGGCATCGAGGCCGCGAAGCAGGCGCTTGCAAACGGGAGCTGCCTGGTCACACGGGGAGACTTCGGCGCCAACCACTGGGACTACCTGGTCAGCGCCTCCGGCTACGGCATCAATAATCGCGTCATGTACGACCGTGACATGGGGGGGCACGGCCTGACCCATTCGTTCTGCATCGTTGGCTACGACGACAACAAGTCGTACTACGACCATCGCGATGGGAAAACGCACTATGGGGCGTTCATCGTCTCGGATAGCGAGGGGTGGTACTGGGATTATCCGTATTCGTGGTTCGAGTGGTACAACAGCACCGGCACGGGCACCAAGGGCTTCATGTGGATCGCCTACACGATGTTCGAGGAACGGCAGTTGGGTTA
Encoded proteins:
- a CDS encoding right-handed parallel beta-helix repeat-containing protein, encoding MGLRTGESKTAAATAIRVTKVAPNLRSKEAAVAEAVAAGLSPEAAGDRPSLVDHSLSIHFPPIKHQMAGDCTCYSSTYYYNTFLQAQDEGLDARAVGGTGLGDPDVICSPRFVFLLIAEGSWGAVGTRTAMARLADSGSSSVTEFGYEENVWGPWPPETAWIQALRNRTGPLRSIQVDTPEGLEAMKQVIANGSCVVTRADFGANYGAYRDDASGYGIDSHVMYDRDMSGHGNIHSICICGYDDNKSYSDHRDKRTHKGAFIIANSEGPDNDWHNSSGTGTKGFMWVSYSMFLERQLGYYNWPWKEEPKWDPCWDNEDDPTVYYHEDRPHHRPRLFAVVGVNHSKRNTLILTGGIGEDPDSPEFQGPEAIKQTDFGEIAISDSRRVAVDLTDGVGLLRPGVPKQVYVKLTVADGAGSNGTITSADFHYDPDGDGVYSVISSTDPTVVVIPGRANSGCATVRITAPVTIYVDRDAAGNRVQDGTAAHPYKTIQAGINAATGPAVVKVLPGTYRESVEMASNITLLGSGADRTFIDSRGLTNSGGSGEAIFCSDVTRVAVDGFGLTTSDASDTALRSVNSTVTVQNCVATGSAGGFGVGQAGSATLVNCLSYGNVRGIWLSDAANLTVRNCTLVGNGEVGLLHKGTGSVTLVDSILWDNGDDLSAVAITVRHCDIGDGDHAGTEGNISQDPLFVTGPQHGYYLSQTAAGQGANSPCVDAGSTHAVTHGFTSKTTRTDEVNDSYKVDMGCHASRALRSMPIENAGPDA